The Chryseolinea soli nucleotide sequence GCAAATCGAGTTTGGAAAGAGCCGGTCGTTGGGATACAACCAGGACGGCCTCATCTACACCTGGACACCCACCCGCGAGATCCATGACCACTACGATGTGCTCCGCCACGAACTGCTGGGCTCGGGCGTGGTCACCAGCATGGCCGAATCCGTAAACACCCCGACAAACGTCGGCTTCCACATCGGTGGATATGACTGGACCGGAACCGGTATTGGCGATGGTGGTTTCGGCACAGCGTGGGTATCCCCGGATTTTGGAAAGACGATGGGATGGGATTTCATTGCGGGGCGTGACTTCTCCTATGAGTTTGCCAGCGACTCGAATGCCATAATCCTGAATGAATCGGCCGTAAAGTTTATGCACCTCGAAAACCCGGTGGGCCAAACAATAAAGTCCACCATCTTTGATAAGACCACCACCTACACCGTGATCGGCGTGATCCGCGACATGCTCCAAGAGTCGCCGTTCGAACCTGTGGGCAAAACCATTTACATGTTCGACAAGGGTATGTGGAGCAAGAACGGTGGGACCTTGGTCAATCTCCGGATCAACCCCGGCATGAACACGCGGGAGGCGCTCATAGAAATTGAACGCGCCTGGAAAAAATACGATCCTTCAAGTCCGTTCCAATACACCTTTGTGGATGCCGACTACGCCAGGAAATTCAGTGAAGAAGAAAGGATCGCCAAATTAGCCTTTGTTTTTGCGGCAATGGCCATTGGCATCAGTTGCCTCGGGATCCTGGGACTTGCCTCGTACATGGCCGAACAGCGAACGCGTGAGATCGGTATCCGGAAAGTATTGGGCGCGACGGTGACAAATCTCTGGGCGCTGCTTTCGAAAGATTTTGTCGTGCTGGTCCTGGTTTCGTGCGCGATCGCAATACCGGTTGCATGGTATTTCATGAACGGTTGGTTGCAGAACTACAGCTACCGGACAGATCTGTCGTGGTATATTTTCGTCGCTGCCGCGATCGGTTCGTTGATCATCACGCTGCTAACCGTTAGTTACCAGGCCATCAAGGCAGCGATGGCAAATCCGGTGCGAAGTCTGAGGTCGGAATGATCGATCCAGCAGCGATCACCAAAATTAGTTCCTCGCCGGTTTGAGTTTGATGATAGTCCTATCCGGACAATTTGCTGCGTGCAACGAATTAGTGCAGGCTGATCACCCTCGTTATTCTCCATTTGTTGTTTTCCCTTTTCCAGACGTGAACAAATTTTGAATAATGAAGCTGCTCCGGGACCGGACCCTTGCTCGGATAAAATCCATGCAGACCCATTTCAACTGCGCCATATCCTTTGATCGGGTATACTTCAAGACTGCCGTTCTTCAGTGCTCTCTTTACTTTGCCACAGATATTAGCTTTCAGCGCCTCGTTCAATTTTTGTTTTGACGTCATCAAGCCTCCCTGGTCATGATAAAATTCGAGATCTTCGCTTATGACTTCCTCCATGACTTCGAGCTTACAGTTATTGTAAGCATCCTCCCATCGGGCGTCCATCGCTGCAATGCTGTCGTATAGGGACATGGTTTCTGGCTCCAGGTGTGCAGTAATGGGCCTCGTCGTAAAACCCATAAAGATGAGTGCAAGGAGGACGGACAGTGAAAGAAAGCTTGAGATATTCTTCATGGTAGAATGTTTAGCGTCGGTTAAGTCAACTTCTATGCCAACGCAAATTCAGGGCAATTCATGATGATCTTCCTGGATCTGCGTTCACAAATGAACAGCCAGGTGTTCAGTTACTTCATGAAAATGATCGGCGAACCACGCTGCAGAAGGAAAAACCTGCGAGCTTTTTCAAATCAAACCGTTCTCTTTTAGAAATGGCGTAATAACCTGTTTTGCCAAGGCAGAATAGCTACTTTTGTCGTTCTCGTATTTTTGTAAAAAGGCAATCTTTCTCTTCATCCTGCCCTCCAGCTTATTCAATCTGGCCATATCATTTTTCTCAGTCGCTTCGATCATGTCGTCGAATATTTCCTTCATCTCTGAGATCTGAAATTTGATTGCCTGAAATAATTCTAACCGATCGTCTACCAGCGGCTTTCGGTACAAAGCATAAACTTGTATTGACGATTCTGCCTTCTTGCTCACTTCTCCTGTTTTCAAAACTTTCGCCTGGATGGCTCCGTTTTCGAGATACAACAAATGTTCTTCCGGGTGGTCGATACAAGGATTTAATAAAAGCCTGCCTTCCTCTTCTAACGCCGTTACGTCTTTGGTGTCATCAAGACATCGATACTTGTGCTCCAATAAGGGAAACTGATTACCCTTTCCCATTCCCTCTTCATTTCCGTTAGCGGTTTCTTGTGTTGTTTTCCGATTACAATTATTGCAGGAAAGCAATAGATTATTCCAATCGTAAGCTAACCAGTAGTAGCCCGGAATTAGCTTCTTTTTTTGCTCATCAATGATTTCTCCTTTTGGACGGAAATGTTCAATGTCGCCAACGGTAACAGTCGTTATCTTGGTCTCGCAATAAGCACATTTGCCGTAGAACAAGTCTTTCAAGGCACGTTTTATGTCTTTGCTATTGTACGCTTTAAACTCAAAAGTAGTTTTTGGCTTTGATGCAGGCGTTTTTTTCTTGACGGGTGGGATCGGCGCTTTGCCTTTTTTTATTGCCGTAAACCAGGCAATAGCTTCGGCTTTTTCTTTCTGGGCTGTTCCTTGCGGATCAGTTAGTTCCTGTGGAACAGGGATCCTATTTCGATCGATAAAAATCATGTCGATTCTTTCTTATTCCACAATGCACGAATTCTTGTTCTTACATCGTCCTCTGCTTTTCTTCTGATTTCATTTGCAGATTTAGCGATTCCCGTTGGTCCTTGTTCCTTGTTCGTTCCTTGGTTCGAGTTTATGGCAAATTGGTCGGGAGTTTTGATGTCACTTTTGGCAATTACCTCATCGACTGCTTTATAGATCAATTCTTCTCTCCAGGTGCTACCCAAGTGCATCCTCGGGGTTAGTTTGGCTTCAAGGACTTCCATCCTCGTTTTCTCGTCCGGTGATGGTTCTGCCTTGCGAAGCAATAAATAGTATTCGTTAAATTCTTTTTCCAGTGCGGGATCAACCACGCTGCTCAACCCAAAGAAGGGAGAAGTCAGCAACTGATCAACCCGGTATTCACTCGAATCCGGCAAATCATCAATAGCGAATACCCGTCTATTTTCATCTTTATCAAAAACCACGATCTCTCCCTTTTTTAGTCCGCGCAGACATAGCGGATCATGGGTAGTGACAATAAATTGGAGACCTGGAAATACATTTCTGAATTTTTTAACCACTTGCATCCGCCACCTCGGATGAAGGTGAGTGCCTATTTCATCAAGCAGGACGATACCCTGCGCCGTGTCGAAGACCACATTATCCTTCCACAAGGCCTTTATGATATCCACCGTGACGGCCACTACCGATTTATACCCGTCACTGAGCTCATCCAATGTATCGCGTTTCTTATTTCCGTAGTCGATATACACTTCGCCTCTTATGACCACGAGCTCCTCTGGTCCTTTGAGCAACAACAAATCCCTTATGGCGCGACCAATGTTGTGAAACAAATCTTCGTATTTTTTATTCGTCTTTGATTTTTTATACACCTCCAATATAAACCCCCTGGAATCTGCCAGTGCCACGTCATAACTGAACATGTTCTTTACTTTGATCTTTCCGGTTGCCTTTTCTTCCCGTAATAAACGGGTTGGAAAAAGTCGGGTCGATCCATATCCCAGTAGATAGGAAATGGGCTCTGTATAATCCGAACGAATACCTCCTCCTTTAGAGAATTTAATAGAAATTGGTTTAATACTTTCCTGATGATAGATCTTTACAAATCCACTGCCGGCTCCATGTCGCAAAATGTGATTTGCTTTTATTCCATGTTTCGATAGATATTTTTTACCCATTAATGTGAGCGCTATGGCCTGGAGAAAGGAGCTTTTACCCACACCATTTTCACCTAATAACATTAGCCACGGCTCATACTTATCATGCGTCTCATTGACGTCCTGTCCCATTTCATTGACCACATCATAGGAGGGAAAATTGACAGTAATGTTTTCAATTGATTTAAAGTTATAGATTTCGATCTTTTCGAGGAAAAGTTTTTGAGTCCTGA carries:
- a CDS encoding nuclear transport factor 2 family protein, which translates into the protein MKNISSFLSLSVLLALIFMGFTTRPITAHLEPETMSLYDSIAAMDARWEDAYNNCKLEVMEEVISEDLEFYHDQGGLMTSKQKLNEALKANICGKVKRALKNGSLEVYPIKGYGAVEMGLHGFYPSKGPVPEQLHYSKFVHVWKRENNKWRITRVISLH
- a CDS encoding AAA family ATPase codes for the protein MIYINRGAEPGIFKSDRMMAEFNAAREFYNAPIGKRRQQRFEFRIYSSKEIREAISRTFNGKCAFCESSVVATSPGEIENFRPKGGAVSLSKTLDPDHYWWLCYEWRNLYLSCSICGRAKRNIFPVEGKRANLLAAYEEVLREKSLLVDPCHDLPEEHITFDETGLAISLSRKGEATIEIFLLNRKPLVEQRLMAIKTLQFQMSEIESTLELIKSLDKKNAKVGTALQKSLDDRMHSLMAHISPTEPYIAQKKVIIQKWLKSKFDTTILELNEKFLEKLIEKGKPIKKPASTKVKTEEQRVTTLVSKKGLPKIKSIRTQKLFLEKIEIYNFKSIENITVNFPSYDVVNEMGQDVNETHDKYEPWLMLLGENGVGKSSFLQAIALTLMGKKYLSKHGIKANHILRHGAGSGFVKIYHQESIKPISIKFSKGGGIRSDYTEPISYLLGYGSTRLFPTRLLREEKATGKIKVKNMFSYDVALADSRGFILEVYKKSKTNKKYEDLFHNIGRAIRDLLLLKGPEELVVIRGEVYIDYGNKKRDTLDELSDGYKSVVAVTVDIIKALWKDNVVFDTAQGIVLLDEIGTHLHPRWRMQVVKKFRNVFPGLQFIVTTHDPLCLRGLKKGEIVVFDKDENRRVFAIDDLPDSSEYRVDQLLTSPFFGLSSVVDPALEKEFNEYYLLLRKAEPSPDEKTRMEVLEAKLTPRMHLGSTWREELIYKAVDEVIAKSDIKTPDQFAINSNQGTNKEQGPTGIAKSANEIRRKAEDDVRTRIRALWNKKEST
- a CDS encoding retron system putative HNH endonuclease; translation: MIFIDRNRIPVPQELTDPQGTAQKEKAEAIAWFTAIKKGKAPIPPVKKKTPASKPKTTFEFKAYNSKDIKRALKDLFYGKCAYCETKITTVTVGDIEHFRPKGEIIDEQKKKLIPGYYWLAYDWNNLLLSCNNCNRKTTQETANGNEEGMGKGNQFPLLEHKYRCLDDTKDVTALEEEGRLLLNPCIDHPEEHLLYLENGAIQAKVLKTGEVSKKAESSIQVYALYRKPLVDDRLELFQAIKFQISEMKEIFDDMIEATEKNDMARLNKLEGRMKRKIAFLQKYENDKSSYSALAKQVITPFLKENGLI